The following proteins are encoded in a genomic region of Methylibium petroleiphilum PM1:
- a CDS encoding YnfA family protein translates to MLDFLRVTGLFFVTAVAEIVGCYLPWLVLTQGRSAWLLVPAAASLAVFAWLLTLHPSAAGRTYAAYGGVYVVVALLWLWRVDGVVPTRWDLVGGAICLAGMAIIALQPRAAS, encoded by the coding sequence ATGCTCGACTTCCTCCGCGTCACCGGACTGTTCTTCGTCACCGCCGTGGCCGAGATCGTCGGCTGCTACCTGCCCTGGCTGGTGCTGACGCAAGGTCGATCGGCATGGTTGCTGGTGCCGGCAGCCGCATCGCTTGCGGTGTTCGCGTGGCTGCTGACGCTGCATCCCAGCGCCGCGGGCCGCACGTACGCGGCGTATGGCGGCGTCTATGTCGTGGTCGCGCTGCTGTGGCTGTGGCGCGTCGACGGCGTCGTGCCGACAAGATGGGACCTCGTCGGCGGCGCCATCTGTCTCGCCGGCATGGCGATCATTGCCCTGCAACCCAGGGCGGCAAGCTGA
- the cadR gene encoding Cd(II)/Pb(II)-responsive transcriptional regulator encodes MKIGELALAAQTQVETIRYYEREGLLPQAPRSEGNYRIYGPEHVERLAFVRHCRSLDMTLDEIRVLLRFKDAPQAECGEVNALLDEHIGHVATRIRELRQLEKQLKALREQCAGVHAAAHCGILNELVQASSAPAGAAPHRAAARHVAGSHTRGSRRQG; translated from the coding sequence ATGAAGATCGGCGAGCTGGCCCTGGCGGCGCAGACCCAGGTCGAGACCATCCGCTATTACGAGCGCGAGGGCCTGCTGCCGCAGGCGCCGCGCAGCGAGGGCAACTACCGCATCTACGGGCCCGAGCATGTCGAGCGGCTGGCCTTCGTGCGCCATTGCCGTTCGCTGGACATGACGCTGGACGAGATACGGGTGCTGCTGCGCTTCAAGGACGCGCCCCAGGCCGAGTGCGGCGAGGTCAACGCCCTGCTCGACGAGCACATCGGCCATGTCGCCACCCGCATCCGCGAGCTTCGCCAGCTGGAGAAGCAGCTGAAGGCGCTGCGCGAGCAGTGCGCAGGCGTCCACGCGGCGGCGCACTGCGGCATCCTGAACGAACTGGTGCAGGCATCTTCGGCGCCCGCTGGTGCCGCGCCCCACAGGGCGGCAGCCCGTCACGTGGCGGGCTCGCACACGCGCGGCTCGCGTCGCCAGGGCTGA
- the radC gene encoding RadC family protein, producing MSMTSTSSAVDALLVRDVDGQYRPARAEEVLSQARRVLSQRVRRGATMSSPQAVKDHLRLEIGMLEHEVFCVLFLDAQHRIIALKQMFRGTVTQTSVYPREVVKEALACNAAAVILAHNHPSGAAEPSRADEFLTQTLKTALALVDVRVLDHLVVAGAEVRSFAELGLL from the coding sequence ATGTCGATGACTTCCACTTCTTCCGCTGTCGATGCGCTGCTGGTGCGCGATGTCGATGGCCAGTACCGTCCTGCGCGTGCCGAGGAGGTGCTGTCGCAGGCCCGCCGCGTGCTGTCGCAGCGGGTGCGCCGCGGCGCCACGATGTCGTCGCCACAGGCCGTGAAGGACCACCTGCGCCTGGAGATCGGGATGCTGGAGCACGAGGTGTTCTGCGTGCTGTTCCTTGATGCGCAGCACCGGATCATTGCGCTGAAGCAGATGTTCCGCGGCACGGTGACGCAGACCTCGGTCTACCCGCGCGAGGTGGTCAAGGAGGCGCTGGCCTGCAACGCTGCGGCGGTGATCCTGGCGCACAACCACCCTTCGGGTGCGGCCGAACCGAGCCGTGCCGACGAGTTCCTGACGCAGACGCTGAAGACGGCGTTGGCGCTGGTGGACGTGCGGGTGCTCGATCACTTGGTGGTGGCGGGCGCCGAGGTTCGTTCGTTTGCCGAGCTTGGACTGCTCTGA
- a CDS encoding CIA30 family protein → MPTLLFEFANPVAVAAWRAIDDRVMGGVSRSTLRHDPAGHAVFEGTVSLERHGGFASVRSSPGERGLPGAAACLLEVRGDKKQFKLSLLTDDGFDSLNYQAGFAPAGSDWQTLRLPLADFRASFRGHEIADAPPLDPARIRQVGLMIAARQAGPFALDIRRIGLA, encoded by the coding sequence GTGCCGACGCTGCTGTTCGAATTCGCCAACCCTGTCGCAGTGGCCGCCTGGCGTGCCATCGACGACCGCGTCATGGGCGGCGTCTCCCGCAGCACTCTCCGCCACGACCCGGCAGGACACGCCGTGTTTGAGGGCACCGTCTCCCTGGAGCGCCATGGCGGCTTCGCCTCCGTGCGGTCCAGCCCGGGTGAACGGGGTCTGCCGGGCGCGGCGGCCTGCCTGCTCGAGGTACGCGGCGACAAGAAGCAGTTCAAGCTCAGCCTGCTGACCGACGACGGCTTCGACAGCCTGAACTATCAAGCCGGCTTTGCTCCAGCAGGCAGCGATTGGCAGACCCTGCGCCTGCCGCTGGCCGACTTCCGCGCCAGCTTCCGTGGACACGAGATTGCCGATGCTCCACCACTCGACCCAGCGCGCATCCGCCAGGTCGGCCTGATGATCGCCGCCCGCCAGGCAGGCCCCTTCGCGCTCGACATCCGGAGGATCGGGCTCGCCTGA
- a CDS encoding type II toxin-antitoxin system RelE/ParE family toxin, giving the protein MKRAHLRPQAEADLLEATRHYANEGSVELAERIFDAAIAALEPIERMPGMGSPRLGLLCEIPGLRSWRVTGFPMQWLYFEATDHLDVVRLLGDRQDIVAILSTDE; this is encoded by the coding sequence TTGAAGCGCGCCCACCTGCGCCCGCAGGCCGAGGCCGATCTGCTGGAAGCCACGAGGCACTACGCCAACGAAGGCAGTGTCGAGCTGGCCGAGCGCATATTCGACGCCGCCATCGCCGCCCTCGAACCGATCGAGCGCATGCCCGGCATGGGCTCGCCCCGCCTGGGGCTGCTGTGCGAGATCCCGGGCCTGCGTTCCTGGCGCGTCACCGGCTTTCCCATGCAATGGCTCTACTTCGAGGCCACGGACCACCTGGACGTCGTCCGCCTGCTCGGCGATCGCCAGGACATCGTCGCCATCCTGAGCACCGATGAGTGA
- a CDS encoding type II toxin-antitoxin system ParD family antitoxin: MSTNTMSFALPEAMRDYVDQRVRSGQYGNTSEYLRELIRRDQEEQAKKRLRELIEEGLNSGPGQELTPHRAAQLKKQALGKPR; the protein is encoded by the coding sequence ATGAGTACCAACACCATGAGCTTCGCCCTGCCCGAAGCCATGCGCGACTATGTCGATCAACGCGTGCGCTCCGGCCAGTACGGCAACACCAGCGAGTACCTGCGCGAGCTGATCCGCCGCGACCAGGAAGAGCAGGCGAAGAAGCGCCTGCGCGAGCTGATCGAAGAGGGCCTGAACTCCGGCCCCGGCCAGGAGCTCACCCCCCATCGCGCCGCCCAGCTGAAGAAGCAGGCCCTGGGCAAGCCACGTTGA
- a CDS encoding MerR family transcriptional regulator encodes MSIGQLAAAAGVNVETVRYYQRRKLLAVPDRPAGGIGRYAPPALTRLRFIKRAQSLGFTLDDVQALLSLDDGRGCSAARQIGEDKLADVRQRLQALRVLEGALQELVSRCATTKRKVNCPLIEALMQTEDLPS; translated from the coding sequence ATGTCGATTGGCCAGCTCGCTGCAGCGGCGGGGGTCAACGTCGAGACGGTCCGCTACTACCAGCGTCGCAAGCTGCTGGCTGTCCCCGACCGCCCGGCTGGCGGCATCGGTAGGTATGCGCCACCGGCGCTGACCCGGCTTCGGTTCATCAAGCGCGCCCAGTCGCTGGGGTTCACCCTCGATGACGTGCAGGCGCTGCTGTCGCTCGACGATGGTCGGGGATGCTCGGCAGCGCGCCAGATCGGCGAGGACAAGCTGGCAGACGTGCGGCAACGCCTGCAGGCCCTGCGGGTGCTCGAAGGAGCCTTGCAGGAACTGGTGAGTCGCTGCGCGACCACGAAGCGCAAGGTGAACTGCCCGTTGATCGAAGCCTTGATGCAAACGGAGGATCTGCCGTCCTGA
- a CDS encoding mercuric transporter MerT family protein codes for MLRPWTTSGSMLSGVAAAIGASACCAGPLLLVVLGIGGAWGSRLVALEAYQPYFIAAALTFFGHAFVRLYRAPENCEPGEACAAPAVRRRQRGIFWVVAVAAAALMSFPVYAPLFY; via the coding sequence GTGTTACGACCCTGGACCACATCCGGCTCGATGCTGAGCGGCGTTGCCGCCGCTATCGGCGCATCGGCCTGCTGCGCCGGGCCGCTGCTGCTGGTGGTACTCGGCATCGGCGGCGCCTGGGGTTCGCGGCTGGTGGCCCTGGAGGCCTACCAGCCGTACTTCATTGCAGCCGCGCTGACCTTCTTCGGCCATGCCTTCGTCAGGCTCTACCGCGCGCCGGAGAACTGCGAGCCCGGCGAGGCCTGCGCGGCCCCGGCCGTGCGCCGCAGGCAGCGCGGCATCTTCTGGGTCGTCGCGGTCGCGGCCGCAGCCCTGATGTCCTTTCCCGTGTATGCGCCGCTCTTCTACTGA
- the merP gene encoding mercury resistance system periplasmic binding protein MerP has protein sequence MKLVPILMAGLLASAGTAAAGSRTVTLDVTKMDCAVCPITVRKALEKVPGVENAKVDFKSKRAIVAFDPAKTSPEALARATADAGFPSSVNQGQ, from the coding sequence ATGAAGCTCGTCCCAATCCTGATGGCTGGCCTGCTCGCGTCTGCCGGAACCGCGGCTGCGGGCTCCCGCACCGTCACGCTGGACGTGACCAAGATGGACTGCGCGGTGTGCCCGATCACCGTCCGCAAGGCCCTGGAGAAGGTGCCGGGCGTCGAGAACGCCAAGGTCGACTTCAAGAGCAAGCGGGCGATCGTGGCGTTCGATCCCGCGAAGACCTCGCCAGAGGCACTCGCGCGGGCCACGGCCGACGCGGGGTTCCCTTCGTCCGTGAACCAGGGTCAGTGA
- a CDS encoding GDCCVxC domain-containing (seleno)protein produces the protein MGAIVLQSVVTCPQCGHAKEETMPTDACQWFYECERCKVVLRPKAGDCCVFCSFGTHKCPPIQADGSSSCCSR, from the coding sequence GTGGGCGCGATCGTTCTTCAGTCTGTCGTGACCTGTCCGCAGTGCGGCCATGCGAAGGAGGAAACGATGCCGACCGACGCCTGCCAGTGGTTCTACGAGTGCGAGCGCTGCAAAGTGGTGTTGCGTCCGAAGGCGGGCGACTGCTGTGTGTTCTGCTCCTTTGGCACCCACAAGTGCCCGCCGATTCAGGCGGATGGATCTTCGTCGTGCTGTTCGCGCTGA